One genomic region from Leptolyngbyaceae cyanobacterium JSC-12 encodes:
- a CDS encoding putative oxidoreductase of aldo/keto reductase family (IMG reference gene:2510096254~PFAM: Aldo/keto reductase family), translating to MHYRRFGRTNLQMPVFSCGGMRYQYKWQDVSLADIPADNQTNLEATIRRSLEVGINHIETARGYGSSEMQLGQILPKIPRESFIFQTKVVPTADPNEFRDKLEKSLAYLRLDYVDLLGIHGINTDETLEWTVRPGGCLEIARQFQQQGRIRFVGFSTHGPTDVIVRTCKTDQFDYVNLHWYYINQRNWEAIAAATQHDMGVFIISPSDKGGMLYNPPQRLVELCAPLSPMVFNNLFCLSHSQVHTLSIGAARPQDLDEHLKTLEYLDRADEVLPPILHRLEQAAIERLGEDWYKTWHVGLPSIEETPGRFNILTVLWLWNLAIAYDMVDYARMRYALLGNGGHWFPGAKVDQVDLNAIKPCLQHSPHADKILTILKDAHTLLGGQDVKRLSNS from the coding sequence ATGCACTATCGACGCTTTGGACGCACGAATCTGCAAATGCCCGTTTTTTCCTGTGGCGGGATGCGGTATCAGTACAAATGGCAAGATGTATCGTTGGCGGATATTCCTGCTGATAATCAAACAAATTTAGAAGCAACCATCCGGCGATCGCTGGAAGTGGGGATTAATCACATCGAAACCGCACGGGGTTACGGCAGTTCCGAGATGCAATTGGGGCAAATCCTGCCGAAGATTCCCCGCGAATCGTTCATCTTTCAGACTAAAGTGGTGCCCACAGCTGACCCCAATGAATTTCGTGACAAGCTGGAAAAATCGCTTGCTTACCTCAGGTTGGACTACGTTGATCTGCTGGGTATTCACGGTATCAACACGGATGAAACTTTGGAATGGACCGTGCGACCGGGTGGTTGCTTAGAGATTGCGCGTCAGTTCCAGCAGCAAGGACGCATTCGGTTTGTCGGCTTTTCTACCCACGGGCCTACGGATGTGATTGTTCGTACCTGTAAGACGGATCAATTTGATTATGTCAATCTTCACTGGTACTACATCAATCAGCGTAATTGGGAGGCGATCGCGGCAGCCACCCAGCACGATATGGGTGTGTTCATCATCAGCCCATCTGATAAAGGGGGAATGCTATACAATCCGCCGCAACGGCTGGTTGAGTTGTGTGCTCCGCTTAGCCCAATGGTATTTAATAACCTGTTTTGTCTAAGTCATTCTCAGGTGCATACTCTCAGCATTGGTGCTGCCCGCCCTCAAGATCTGGACGAGCATCTGAAAACGCTGGAATATCTGGATCGTGCGGATGAAGTTCTGCCACCCATTCTGCATCGCTTAGAACAGGCAGCAATTGAACGATTGGGCGAAGACTGGTACAAGACCTGGCATGTGGGGTTGCCCTCGATTGAAGAAACCCCCGGACGGTTTAATATCCTTACTGTGTTGTGGCTGTGGAATCTAGCGATCGCCTACGACATGGTGGATTATGCCCGAATGCGCTACGCTCTCCTCGGTAATGGCGGACACTGGTTTCCTGGAGCCAAAGTGGATCAGGTGGATCTCAATGCCATCAAGCCTTGCCTGCAACACAGCCCCCATGCCGATAAAATCCTCACCATCTTGAAAGACGCTCACACGCTCCTGGGAGGACAGGACGTGAAGCGCCTTTCAAACTCATGA
- a CDS encoding 3-phytase (myo-inositol-hexaphosphate 3-phosphohydrolase) (IMG reference gene:2510096253~PFAM: Phytase; PhoD-like phosphatase), with amino-acid sequence MPSISVRFAQFNASLNRNSSGQLVRDLSTPDNAQAKAVAEIIQRTNADVLLINEFDYVDADPLEPVRLLQQNYLLVSQNGATPINYPYVYIAPSNTGIATGFDLNNNGVAVTTPETPGYGDDAFGFGQFPGQFGMLLLSKYPIDEERVRTFQTFLWKDMPGNLLTNDPTVDNPATPVNENLGGFYSAEEQEILRLSSKSHWDVPILLPNGEVVHALVSHPTPPVFDGPEDRNGKRNYDEIRFWSDYVTPGKGDYIYDDNGIRGGLVPGSSFVIMGDQNADPNDGDSYNRAILQLLQNPNINTNSIPSSPGGSQQAALQGGANATHRSNPAFDTADFADTAPGNLRADYVLPSADLDITNSGIFWPLNTDPTFPLVGTFNPALPGGFPSSDHRLVYVDVEVGTTRTGRTVLEPTFQGQVIIPTGFVPAGAAGTVNGMAIQLGGLSGVTYDAATNRYFAISDDRAENGPARFYTFTANLSSGLLGSGGVEFINVTPIRQADGSLFPRLSLDPEGIALTKNNTVFISSEGEANAAAGRVTNPFVNEYRLDGSLLRSLPVPDKFLPKFQDTNGNGIIDAGDTQISGVRNNLAFESLTITPSNKTLFTATENALFQDGVVASVTSGSRSRILQYNLLSGQPEKEYLYEVDAVAQAPNPATAFSTNGLVELLALDDRGTLLAVERSFSAGVPGTGNTIKIYEVSLQGATDISVYDSLNSLTPEQLAAITPVQKRLLLNLNNLNLPTGTDNIEGITFGPKLPDGRQSIVLVSDNNFSQTQFTQILAIGAEILPTVAPTVETRPTLLNNDKERADADDPAIYVHPDDAANSFVITAVKDGGIRVYDLGGRLIQTIAPNNVRYNNVDVLYGFNLGCETVDLAIATDRRNDKVVIFRINPDSTDGTYLTDITDSSVGTLFQSAPFLPPYSTSTRSAYGIAAYSSPVTGEDYVFVNRRQTGDVVQLKLIDAGNGKVGIEAIRNFTVPIPPGAPANTNPQLEGMVVDKETGILYIGQENVGIWRYRAEPNGGTTGILIDTVKAIGGKNLTDDVEGLTIYYGADGTGYLLASSQGDNTFAVYSRQTNEFLGRFAIGPSGGIDGVQESDGADVINVPLGPNFPFGLFVTQDGSNDPAVLQEDNGALENISTNFKFVPWENIANAFPTALQINPGSFNPREPGAIASFNGIASGDTTQTSTVLWASSNFVGNLTFKYSTDSEFEQILGSKTATVTSPLLPVKVNVDGLTPNTTYYYQVINQAGIRELGQFTTAASIGTYTGLRFGASGDWRGELSPYPAIANAAEQDLRFFIKIGDTIYADYASPAVPKAQATTLEEYRLKHGEVYGERLGLNTWGDLRRTTSILATIDDHEVTNDFEGGQNLATASAAKQALYGATSGLINDSPLYEIGLQAFQEYNPLRDEFYSSSLADSRMAGERKLYRYNTYGSDAATYVLDARSFRDEGLPPVTNLADPVQVGTFLAASFNPNRTFLGRQQVSDLKRDLLDAEMKGITWKYVVVPEPIQNLGVLAASDRFEGYAAERTEILKFIHDNDITNVVFIAADIHGTLVNNLTYQTQPGGPQIATSAFEITTGSVAFDAPFGPTVAELGVAAGVITPQQKALYDSLPTAGKDAFIKQIVNAGLQPLGYDPIGLDANLPIAAGKIDATLLQGDYVATHVYGWTQFDIDQETQVLTVTTYGIQPYTEAELRANPAAIISRRPEVVSQFQVTPTLTQMGTASNDNLTGTDGRNKLVGLAGDDILRGGLGNDTLIGGTGADIFVIAADGSIDTIADFQISEGDRIGLAGGLRFGSLTLSQAGSNTLILAEDETLAILTGVQASTLSAANFTVI; translated from the coding sequence ATGCCTTCCATCTCCGTTCGTTTTGCCCAGTTCAACGCATCCCTGAACCGCAACAGTTCTGGACAATTGGTTCGCGACCTTTCCACGCCTGACAACGCTCAAGCAAAAGCGGTGGCCGAAATCATTCAACGCACTAACGCCGACGTGTTGTTGATCAACGAGTTTGACTATGTGGATGCCGATCCATTAGAACCCGTCCGGTTATTGCAACAAAATTACCTGTTGGTCAGCCAAAACGGTGCCACGCCCATTAATTATCCCTACGTCTACATTGCTCCCTCCAACACTGGTATCGCCACTGGGTTTGATTTGAACAATAACGGAGTCGCAGTCACAACGCCTGAAACTCCAGGCTATGGGGATGATGCTTTTGGGTTTGGGCAATTTCCAGGCCAGTTTGGCATGTTGCTGCTCTCCAAATACCCCATTGATGAAGAAAGAGTTCGCACCTTTCAGACCTTTTTATGGAAGGATATGCCTGGCAACCTATTGACCAACGACCCCACAGTAGACAATCCCGCCACGCCTGTTAACGAGAATCTGGGTGGCTTCTACTCGGCAGAAGAACAAGAAATCTTGCGGCTGTCTTCCAAGAGTCATTGGGATGTGCCAATTCTGTTACCCAATGGAGAAGTGGTTCATGCGCTGGTGAGCCATCCCACTCCACCTGTTTTTGATGGTCCCGAAGACCGCAACGGTAAGCGTAACTATGACGAAATTCGTTTCTGGTCAGACTATGTAACCCCTGGCAAAGGGGACTATATCTACGATGACAACGGCATTCGGGGTGGATTAGTACCTGGTTCCAGTTTTGTGATCATGGGTGACCAGAATGCTGATCCCAACGATGGCGACAGCTACAATCGGGCAATTTTACAACTGCTGCAAAACCCCAACATTAACACCAACAGCATTCCTAGTAGCCCCGGTGGCTCGCAGCAAGCCGCTTTGCAGGGGGGCGCTAATGCGACTCATCGCTCCAATCCTGCATTTGACACAGCAGATTTTGCTGATACCGCTCCTGGTAACTTGCGGGCAGATTACGTGCTCCCTTCTGCTGATCTGGATATTACTAACTCTGGCATCTTTTGGCCGCTTAACACTGATCCCACCTTTCCTCTAGTGGGCACATTTAACCCAGCGCTGCCTGGCGGCTTCCCCAGTTCTGATCACCGTTTGGTGTATGTGGATGTGGAAGTAGGGACGACGCGAACGGGTAGAACTGTACTGGAACCGACCTTCCAGGGACAGGTGATTATTCCTACTGGGTTTGTGCCTGCGGGGGCGGCTGGAACTGTAAATGGAATGGCGATTCAATTGGGTGGCTTGTCTGGTGTGACCTATGATGCTGCAACCAATCGCTATTTCGCGATTTCTGATGATCGCGCTGAAAATGGTCCTGCCCGTTTCTACACTTTTACGGCTAATCTGAGCAGCGGCTTGTTGGGGTCTGGTGGAGTAGAGTTTATCAACGTCACTCCAATCCGGCAGGCAGATGGCAGCCTCTTTCCCCGTCTCAGCCTCGACCCAGAAGGCATTGCCCTCACCAAAAACAACACCGTCTTCATCTCCTCGGAAGGGGAGGCAAACGCTGCTGCAGGACGCGTCACTAATCCGTTTGTAAACGAATATCGGCTGGATGGCTCATTGCTGCGATCGCTACCAGTTCCCGACAAGTTTTTGCCTAAGTTTCAAGACACCAACGGCAATGGCATCATCGATGCAGGCGATACTCAAATCAGCGGCGTTCGCAACAACCTGGCATTTGAAAGTCTGACCATCACTCCTAGCAACAAAACCCTATTCACCGCGACTGAGAACGCCCTCTTCCAGGATGGAGTTGTTGCTAGCGTTACTAGTGGCAGTCGTTCCCGGATTTTGCAGTACAATTTGCTGTCCGGTCAGCCAGAGAAAGAGTATCTGTACGAAGTGGATGCAGTAGCACAAGCCCCCAACCCAGCCACTGCCTTCAGTACTAATGGGTTAGTTGAGCTGCTGGCACTGGACGATCGCGGTACGCTGCTTGCTGTGGAGCGATCGTTCTCTGCAGGCGTTCCTGGCACAGGCAACACCATCAAAATCTATGAAGTCAGCTTGCAGGGTGCAACTGATATTAGTGTCTATGACTCACTCAATAGTCTCACGCCTGAGCAACTGGCTGCGATCACCCCGGTTCAGAAGCGGCTTCTGCTCAACCTGAATAACCTCAACCTGCCCACAGGAACCGACAACATCGAAGGCATTACCTTTGGTCCCAAACTACCGGATGGTCGTCAGTCAATTGTCCTGGTAAGCGACAACAATTTTAGCCAAACGCAATTCACTCAAATTCTGGCGATCGGTGCAGAAATTTTGCCTACAGTTGCGCCCACTGTGGAAACTCGCCCCACCCTCCTGAACAATGATAAAGAACGGGCAGACGCAGACGATCCAGCCATCTACGTGCATCCTGATGATGCAGCCAACAGTTTTGTAATCACGGCGGTAAAGGATGGCGGAATTCGAGTCTATGACTTGGGTGGCAGGCTGATCCAAACCATTGCTCCTAATAATGTGCGTTACAACAATGTAGATGTGCTGTATGGCTTTAATCTGGGCTGTGAGACGGTAGACTTAGCGATCGCAACAGACCGCCGCAACGATAAAGTCGTCATCTTCAGAATTAACCCCGACAGTACAGACGGTACCTACCTTACAGACATTACCGACAGCAGTGTTGGCACTCTATTCCAATCTGCCCCCTTTCTGCCACCCTACTCCACTTCTACTCGCAGCGCCTATGGCATTGCTGCCTACAGCAGCCCTGTCACTGGGGAGGATTATGTTTTTGTCAATCGCCGCCAAACTGGGGATGTGGTTCAACTCAAATTAATTGATGCTGGCAATGGCAAGGTTGGAATAGAAGCCATTCGTAACTTTACAGTTCCGATTCCGCCTGGTGCCCCTGCCAACACTAACCCACAGCTTGAGGGGATGGTGGTGGATAAGGAAACGGGCATTCTTTATATTGGGCAAGAAAATGTTGGTATCTGGCGTTATCGAGCAGAACCCAACGGCGGCACCACGGGCATCTTGATCGACACGGTGAAAGCGATCGGCGGCAAGAACCTGACTGATGACGTGGAAGGCTTAACTATCTACTACGGGGCAGATGGGACTGGCTATCTGCTTGCATCGAGCCAGGGGGATAATACCTTTGCTGTTTACTCGCGCCAAACCAACGAATTTCTAGGACGGTTTGCCATCGGTCCCAGTGGCGGCATTGACGGGGTGCAAGAGTCGGATGGAGCTGATGTCATTAATGTGCCACTGGGACCTAACTTCCCATTTGGGCTGTTTGTAACCCAGGATGGCTCCAATGACCCCGCTGTGTTGCAGGAAGATAATGGCGCACTGGAGAATATCAGCACCAACTTCAAGTTTGTGCCCTGGGAAAATATTGCGAATGCCTTCCCCACTGCCTTACAAATTAATCCGGGTTCCTTCAATCCCCGTGAACCAGGCGCGATCGCGTCTTTCAACGGCATTGCCAGCGGCGATACGACTCAGACCTCGACTGTTTTATGGGCAAGCAGCAACTTTGTTGGCAATCTCACCTTTAAGTACTCCACCGACTCAGAATTTGAGCAGATTCTCGGTAGCAAGACAGCAACCGTTACCAGCCCACTTCTGCCTGTGAAGGTAAATGTGGATGGATTAACACCGAACACCACGTATTACTACCAGGTAATCAACCAGGCAGGCATCCGTGAACTGGGACAATTCACCACTGCTGCAAGCATTGGTACCTATACGGGATTGAGGTTTGGTGCATCTGGTGACTGGCGGGGTGAACTAAGTCCTTACCCAGCGATCGCCAATGCTGCTGAACAAGACCTGCGCTTCTTCATTAAAATAGGTGACACAATTTATGCCGACTATGCCTCACCCGCTGTTCCCAAAGCCCAAGCCACAACCCTGGAAGAGTATCGGCTCAAGCATGGAGAAGTTTACGGAGAACGTCTGGGGTTGAACACTTGGGGCGACTTAAGAAGAACAACATCCATCCTGGCAACCATTGACGACCACGAAGTTACTAATGACTTTGAAGGTGGTCAGAATTTAGCAACCGCATCGGCTGCCAAACAAGCTCTGTATGGAGCAACTAGTGGGCTGATCAACGACTCCCCACTTTACGAGATTGGGCTACAAGCTTTTCAGGAATATAACCCACTTCGCGATGAATTCTACAGCAGCAGCCTTGCTGATAGTCGTATGGCAGGTGAACGTAAGCTGTATCGTTACAACACGTATGGCAGTGATGCTGCGACTTATGTGCTAGATGCCCGCTCTTTCCGAGATGAAGGTTTACCACCTGTTACGAATTTGGCTGACCCGGTTCAAGTTGGTACATTTCTTGCTGCCTCTTTTAATCCCAACCGCACCTTCCTGGGACGACAACAAGTCTCAGACTTGAAGCGAGATCTGTTAGATGCTGAGATGAAGGGCATTACCTGGAAGTATGTGGTAGTGCCAGAACCCATTCAAAATTTGGGGGTACTGGCAGCCAGCGATCGCTTTGAGGGCTACGCTGCTGAACGGACCGAGATCCTGAAATTTATCCACGATAACGACATTACTAACGTTGTCTTCATTGCAGCAGATATTCACGGTACGCTGGTTAACAACCTCACCTACCAAACTCAACCCGGTGGACCACAGATTGCTACAAGTGCCTTCGAAATTACGACGGGTTCAGTTGCCTTTGATGCACCCTTCGGACCGACAGTTGCCGAACTGGGTGTTGCCGCTGGCGTAATCACCCCTCAACAAAAAGCACTGTATGACTCGTTGCCCACTGCTGGTAAAGATGCCTTTATTAAACAGATCGTTAATGCTGGACTACAGCCCCTCGGCTATGACCCAATCGGGCTAGATGCAAACCTGCCGATTGCAGCAGGCAAAATCGATGCCACGCTTCTGCAAGGTGATTACGTTGCGACTCATGTCTACGGTTGGACCCAGTTTGACATTGACCAAGAGACTCAGGTACTGACTGTTACGACCTATGGCATCCAGCCATATACCGAGGCAGAATTGCGAGCAAACCCAGCAGCAATCATCAGCCGCAGACCTGAAGTCGTCAGCCAGTTTCAGGTAACACCTACACTGACTCAAATGGGCACTGCCAGCAACGATAACCTGACAGGAACAGATGGCAGGAACAAGCTAGTAGGGTTGGCAGGTGACGATATCCTGCGCGGTGGCTTAGGCAACGATACGCTGATAGGTGGCACTGGAGCCGATATTTTTGTGATCGCTGCCGATGGGAGTATTGACACGATTGCTGATTTCCAAATTAGCGAGGGCGATCGCATCGGTTTGGCAGGTGGCTTGCGCTTTGGCAGTCTCACCCTGTCTCAAGCTGGTAGCAATACGCTAATCCTCGCTGAGGATGAAACGCTAGCAATCCTGACAGGCGTGCAGGCAAGCACCCTCTCTGCAGCCAACTTCACCGTAATCTAA
- a CDS encoding ATP-dependent DNA ligase (IMG reference gene:2510096256~PFAM: ATP dependent DNA ligase domain; DNA ligase N terminus; ATP dependent DNA ligase C terminal region~TIGRFAM: DNA ligase, ATP-dependent, PP_1105 family), with the protein MRRFTQLFQQVDATTSTNEKVRALKQYFLEEETANAVWALYLLLGKPRKRLITSRMLREVFLQVSDIPEWLFADCYAHVGDSAEVIALLLANVLPANETPSNIPLHRWMEEIIPQVKGMKSEAELKEQILSWWLSLNPVEVFVLNKLLTGAFRVGVSGKLVIKGLAAASGVAEAVLTHRLMGDFEPTVEFYRALIQQEEPAGTAIAPAPSQPYPFFLASQLEEDRFASEDFSRWQAEWKWDGIRAQVIRRAGQLFIWSRGEDLITAQFPELEPVLMTLPDGLVFDGEILCWAGDRPMNFNALQKRLGRKKLTPKILQENPAHFIVYDLLEYQGQDIREKPLSDRRQMLVETLQNTDLQYVTLSKIVKFHSMAELRSQRDQSREQGAEGLVIKAIDSPYLVGRKRGYWWKYKVDPMSLDAVLIYAQAGSGKRANLFTDYTFALWKGDELVPFAKAYSGLDNQEIDELDKWIRRHTLERFGPVRSVEPIHVFEIAFEGISQSNRHKSGISVRFPRILRWRKDKPVKEADTIEAAFKLLNL; encoded by the coding sequence ATGCGACGCTTCACACAGCTCTTTCAGCAGGTGGACGCTACCACCTCCACAAATGAGAAAGTTCGAGCACTCAAACAATATTTTCTAGAAGAGGAGACCGCAAATGCTGTGTGGGCACTCTACCTGCTGTTGGGGAAACCTCGCAAACGCCTGATTACCTCTCGCATGTTGCGGGAGGTGTTTTTACAAGTGTCGGATATTCCCGAATGGTTGTTTGCCGATTGTTATGCTCATGTGGGCGATTCGGCAGAAGTGATTGCGTTGTTATTAGCGAATGTGTTGCCTGCCAACGAAACTCCATCTAATATTCCGCTGCACCGCTGGATGGAGGAGATAATTCCCCAGGTCAAGGGCATGAAGTCAGAAGCGGAGTTAAAGGAACAGATCCTTTCCTGGTGGTTGTCGCTGAACCCGGTGGAAGTGTTTGTATTAAACAAGTTGCTGACTGGTGCGTTTCGGGTGGGGGTGTCTGGCAAGTTGGTGATTAAGGGATTGGCGGCTGCATCAGGGGTTGCGGAAGCTGTGTTGACCCATCGGTTAATGGGCGATTTTGAACCAACGGTTGAGTTTTACAGAGCGTTGATTCAACAGGAGGAGCCAGCAGGAACGGCGATCGCTCCTGCCCCCAGCCAGCCCTATCCATTCTTCCTGGCATCTCAGCTAGAGGAAGACCGCTTTGCTAGTGAAGATTTTTCACGCTGGCAGGCAGAGTGGAAATGGGATGGCATTCGTGCACAGGTTATTCGACGGGCGGGGCAACTGTTTATTTGGTCGCGAGGGGAAGACCTGATTACAGCGCAATTCCCAGAACTGGAACCTGTTTTGATGACCTTGCCTGATGGGTTAGTCTTTGATGGCGAGATTTTGTGTTGGGCTGGTGATCGTCCAATGAACTTTAATGCCTTGCAAAAGCGGCTTGGTCGCAAGAAACTTACTCCAAAAATTCTGCAAGAAAATCCGGCGCATTTCATTGTCTATGACTTGTTGGAATACCAGGGACAGGATATTCGGGAGAAGCCGCTGAGCGATCGCCGCCAAATGCTGGTAGAAACCTTGCAAAACACCGATCTGCAATATGTGACTCTATCTAAAATTGTGAAATTTCATTCGATGGCAGAGTTGCGATCGCAGCGAGACCAATCCCGTGAGCAGGGTGCCGAAGGACTAGTGATCAAAGCAATCGACAGCCCCTATCTGGTGGGTAGAAAGCGCGGCTACTGGTGGAAATACAAGGTAGATCCAATGTCACTGGATGCCGTGCTGATTTACGCCCAGGCAGGGAGTGGCAAACGCGCTAATTTATTTACAGATTACACCTTTGCCCTCTGGAAAGGGGATGAATTGGTGCCCTTTGCCAAAGCCTATTCTGGATTGGATAACCAGGAGATCGATGAACTGGATAAATGGATTCGTCGCCACACCCTGGAACGATTTGGACCAGTGCGATCAGTTGAGCCGATTCATGTGTTTGAAATTGCGTTTGAAGGTATTTCCCAATCTAATCGGCACAAATCAGGGATTTCCGTCCGATTTCCGCGAATTCTGCGCTGGCGGAAAGATAAACCTGTCAAAGAAGCCGACACAATCGAGGCGGCATTCAAACTGCTGAACCTATAG
- a CDS encoding putative integral membrane protein (IMG reference gene:2510096255~PFAM: Protein of unknown function (DUF1036)): MNKVMTILLGSAAVAMGLAGNIAFISPPVPSAAPIGGGLGFCNRSKQGKLYVAIAYPVEDNQWKTQGWLQLNEGECDTIIQGTLTNRYYYYLAESDNGHSWKGTHKFCVSDTSFVFAVADKECQGTAVRWAGFRELDTGKNARNFMLNLE; the protein is encoded by the coding sequence ATGAACAAGGTAATGACCATTTTATTGGGTAGCGCGGCTGTGGCAATGGGGTTAGCGGGAAATATTGCCTTTATCTCACCGCCCGTTCCTTCTGCTGCCCCGATTGGTGGCGGATTAGGGTTTTGTAATCGCAGCAAACAGGGCAAACTGTATGTTGCGATCGCCTATCCTGTCGAAGACAACCAGTGGAAAACGCAAGGCTGGCTTCAACTGAATGAAGGAGAATGCGACACCATCATCCAGGGGACGTTGACAAACCGCTACTACTACTATCTAGCCGAGTCTGATAATGGGCACTCCTGGAAGGGGACTCACAAATTCTGTGTCTCAGACACTAGCTTCGTCTTTGCTGTTGCCGATAAGGAATGTCAGGGAACGGCTGTCCGCTGGGCAGGCTTCCGCGAACTCGATACTGGTAAAAATGCCCGCAACTTTATGTTGAACTTGGAGTAG